One window from the genome of Malacoplasma penetrans HF-2 encodes:
- a CDS encoding MG321/MPN456 family lipoprotein, with protein sequence MKKSRYFKIFGSATLASAVTIGLSSCAIPYQSSGVFQTYSATDILADNNSPLNSAFNNSPISTYAQSAIYNLVTYQTVGEFSFDDKGNTQSTTKDFLTLEGAKAVVVFKNEETANSINEALKTKNSAFDLSATNLSTDAYNSMISNLQTSIEGTETNNGTGGSSTTKKTYTDGTDYWVFERSRGVLQLQEKLGSTDKKPTDSGVTTNTQTEYYNGAISNGTVYQFIVDTDNSWVDSKGNKQAQISSKDFERAIEIYYLAASLSYNRNGYFLDLIGLDFYKTAGYTNGSPSYRSSGYLDWRQYETENYKSVNNSVFTLHITEAYPYTFGMLSKEYFAALPHTNQKIKNIHLRSGTPISYTFDSGEFAIDQSGTNWSRIYGSGGLGEFTDGVWFASAYYISAFTSANLIFELNNAYMDTVGKNLLDHTNGNVTSSGTRESRIKTVSITYGSGTPDTYFELFKSKQNDFLASVPSTKMSEAAKLFSGNGLVLEKVVQTSQSNYIAYTPNPYVLSGSSVVPNDYLGNMAQFIYQWNSKNSYIIRAGIAGLINWYQLSLINLPSSGDFQLSATPYGVFSGYYEQVSQNNLYGGLPRSLNDYQGSVSSTLGEFEVPYYNYGSTGVTVEKLKINETTFRQALESYGARNSPLQFSIKFGETFTSNYQNLLNRMQQVIDSVSGGLLKMTAIPRLGTTPSASVWFNKQSSPLGFSYWSPDYNGVGTWLEADTTVQSLKINDSTTIEGVPGTNAHNSYITFLSSMVAAVKAMGATWNQGENKYEVKTLPNSSTSNGSSLENDTRIQKAFSSDTLRAMGVSLTTNNGSNSSSSYDESRITEENMSATNRYGLLAIGLLNKLIANNVFDQTKFDAYVQNPSKLMYSTNTPKDYNELYVGNDVIKAGASGLFSKWIGVYAGQGTAQALYETTVLDSDYSYVPRSESGLNNIIYSLVNPNYIARTGTQGTNYRDFGWKN encoded by the coding sequence ATGAAAAAGAGTAGATATTTTAAGATATTTGGTTCTGCAACTTTAGCTAGTGCTGTAACTATTGGATTGTCTTCTTGTGCAATCCCTTATCAGTCTAGTGGGGTTTTTCAGACTTATTCAGCAACTGATATTTTAGCTGATAATAATAGTCCATTAAACAGTGCTTTTAATAACTCTCCAATTAGTACATATGCTCAGTCTGCTATATATAATTTGGTAACTTATCAAACTGTTGGTGAATTTTCATTTGATGATAAAGGAAATACACAAAGTACTACTAAAGATTTTTTAACTTTAGAAGGTGCAAAAGCTGTTGTTGTTTTTAAAAATGAAGAAACTGCTAATTCTATTAATGAAGCTTTAAAAACAAAAAATTCTGCTTTTGATTTATCTGCAACAAATTTAAGTACTGATGCTTATAATAGCATGATTAGTAATTTACAAACTAGTATAGAAGGAACTGAAACTAACAATGGCACAGGTGGTTCTTCTACAACTAAAAAAACTTATACTGATGGAACCGATTATTGAGTATTTGAAAGATCTAGAGGTGTTTTACAATTACAAGAAAAATTGGGTAGCACTGATAAAAAACCAACAGATTCAGGTGTAACTACAAACACTCAAACTGAATATTATAATGGTGCTATTTCTAATGGAACTGTATATCAATTTATAGTTGATACAGATAATTCTTGAGTTGATAGTAAAGGGAATAAGCAAGCTCAAATATCTAGTAAAGATTTTGAAAGAGCAATTGAAATATATTATTTAGCAGCAAGTTTAAGCTACAACAGAAATGGTTATTTCTTAGATTTGATTGGTTTAGATTTTTATAAAACTGCAGGATACACTAATGGATCTCCATCATATAGATCTTCTGGTTATCTAGACTGAAGACAATATGAAACTGAAAATTATAAAAGTGTAAATAATAGTGTTTTCACTTTGCATATAACAGAAGCTTATCCTTATACTTTTGGAATGTTATCAAAAGAATACTTTGCTGCATTACCACACACTAACCAAAAAATTAAAAACATTCATTTAAGAAGTGGAACTCCAATTTCTTATACTTTTGATTCAGGCGAATTTGCAATTGATCAAAGTGGAACTAATTGATCTAGAATTTATGGTTCTGGTGGATTAGGTGAATTTACTGATGGTGTTTGATTTGCTAGTGCATATTATATTTCTGCATTTACTTCAGCTAATTTAATTTTTGAATTAAACAATGCTTATATGGATACTGTTGGTAAAAACTTATTAGACCATACAAATGGTAATGTTACTTCATCTGGGACTAGAGAATCTAGAATTAAAACAGTTTCGATAACTTATGGTAGTGGAACACCAGATACTTATTTTGAATTATTTAAATCTAAACAAAATGACTTCTTAGCTTCTGTTCCTTCTACTAAAATGAGTGAAGCTGCAAAGTTATTTAGTGGTAATGGTTTAGTCTTGGAAAAAGTAGTTCAAACTAGTCAGTCTAACTATATTGCTTATACTCCAAATCCTTATGTATTATCTGGTTCAAGTGTAGTACCAAATGATTATTTGGGAAACATGGCTCAATTTATTTACCAATGAAATTCTAAGAACTCATATATTATAAGAGCTGGAATTGCTGGATTAATCAATTGATATCAATTAAGTTTAATTAATTTACCTTCTTCTGGTGACTTCCAATTAAGTGCAACTCCATATGGTGTATTTAGTGGATACTATGAACAAGTATCTCAAAATAATTTATATGGTGGTTTACCAAGATCTTTAAATGATTACCAAGGTTCAGTAAGTTCTACTTTAGGAGAGTTTGAAGTCCCTTATTACAATTATGGAAGTACTGGAGTAACTGTTGAAAAATTAAAGATTAATGAGACTACTTTTAGACAAGCTTTAGAATCATATGGTGCAAGAAATAGTCCATTACAGTTTTCTATTAAGTTTGGTGAAACATTTACTTCTAACTATCAAAATCTATTAAATAGAATGCAACAAGTTATAGATTCAGTAAGTGGTGGATTATTGAAAATGACTGCAATCCCAAGACTAGGAACAACACCTAGTGCTTCTGTTTGATTTAATAAACAATCCTCTCCACTTGGATTTAGTTACTGATCTCCAGATTATAATGGTGTAGGTACTTGATTAGAAGCTGATACTACTGTTCAAAGTTTAAAAATAAATGATTCTACAACAATAGAAGGTGTTCCTGGTACTAATGCTCATAACTCTTATATAACTTTCTTATCTAGTATGGTTGCAGCTGTTAAAGCAATGGGTGCAACATGAAATCAAGGTGAGAATAAATATGAAGTAAAAACTTTACCTAATTCATCAACATCAAATGGATCTTCTTTAGAAAATGACACAAGAATTCAAAAGGCATTCTCTAGTGACACATTAAGAGCGATGGGTGTTAGTTTAACAACTAATAATGGAAGTAATAGTTCTTCTTCATATGATGAAAGTAGGATTACAGAAGAAAATATGTCTGCTACAAATAGATATGGTTTATTAGCAATTGGATTATTAAATAAATTAATTGCTAACAATGTATTTGATCAAACTAAGTTTGATGCATATGTTCAAAATCCTTCTAAATTAATGTATTCAACAAATACCCCAAAAGATTACAATGAACTTTATGTTGGAAATGATGTTATAAAAGCAGGTGCTTCTGGACTTTTCTCTAAATGAATTGGTGTATATGCAGGACAAGGAACTGCTCAAGCATTATATGAAACTACTGTTTTAGATAGTGATTACAGTTATGTGCCAAGATCTGAATCTGGATTAAACAATATTATCTATTCTTTAGTAAACCCTAACTACATTGCTAGAACTGGTACTCAAGGTACAAACTATAGAGATTTTGGTTGAAAAAACTAA
- a CDS encoding MG321/MPN456 family lipoprotein: MKKSKFFKFASASVLGTAVTVGLTSCNVPYQNSGVFQTYTATDLLENNNSPLNSAFSNSPISTYAESILYNLVTYQTVGNFSFSSNNTTNSTTSDYLKLDAAKAVFIFKDDTTATAINNYLTSKHSDFDLTKLGSLSNDSYEKILEELKVEELDTNGSTSSGQSSSSTKFKEGTDYWVFQRKDGALQFQNGIGNTPWDPRKNSSSNSQSRITAETQPNEVTVNSQTEYYKNAISNGTVYQFIVDTDNSWVDSKGNVKQTVSSKDFERAIEIYNLAASLNYNRNGYFLDLIGLDFNKTAGYTSTSNSSTYSYQETDSEGHTYIKWENYNVNNFKNLNDSVFTFYITEAYPYTFGMLTKEYFAALPNTNQKIKNIHLQSGTPIDYDVNDGSYAINQSDTNWSRIYGSGGLGEFTQDVWFAGAYYISAFTSANLIFQLNNTYMESAGKDLLDSSTGSTNKTSRESRIKTISVSHGSGTTDTFYELFKSKQNDFLAAVSSDKMSEAAGLFKGRGLTPRKVVQASQSNYITYTPSAYVMSGTSVIKNEYLGNMADFIYQWNSEDSYTIRAAISGLVNWKNLSSVNLPSSGDFQLSATPYGVFNGYYEQVAAGNLYGGLPRTYTTYTSTTNDMLGDFTIPYYTYSSSSSGSSSNNSGVTVKQLTISQSSLQTALTNFGATRNNPLEFSIKFGETFTSNYQNYLNRVKQTIERLSGGLIRVSLIQRLATTPSASDWFNKQSSPLGFSYWSPDYNGVGTWIEADTTIQSSKIGETTVEAIPATNAHNSYLTFLSSMVSAVKVMGATWDSSSTPNKYTVTSTTNGTTRNLSTNNTFDSDTRIATAFKNDTLSAMGISLSAASSTPSSYDISNITDSSMSAGNRYGLLAIGLLNKLIENDVIDQSKFQEYVNDPSKLNTKTSAPTNYNELYIGNDVIKAGASGYFSKWIGVYAGEGTAQALYETTVLDSDYSFLPRSESGLTDIIYSLVNPNYTARIGTQSTNYRDFGWNN, encoded by the coding sequence ATGAAAAAAAGTAAGTTTTTTAAGTTTGCTAGTGCTTCTGTTTTAGGAACAGCAGTAACAGTTGGTTTAACTTCTTGTAATGTACCATACCAAAATAGTGGTGTTTTTCAAACTTATACTGCTACAGATTTACTAGAGAATAACAACAGTCCTTTAAATAGTGCATTCAGCAATTCTCCTATTAGTACATATGCTGAATCTATTTTATATAATTTAGTGACTTATCAAACTGTAGGTAATTTTTCTTTTAGTTCTAATAACACTACAAATAGTACTACTAGTGATTATTTAAAATTAGATGCAGCTAAAGCAGTTTTCATTTTCAAAGATGATACAACTGCTACTGCAATTAATAATTATTTAACATCTAAGCACTCAGATTTTGATTTGACAAAACTAGGTAGTTTAAGTAATGATTCATATGAAAAAATTCTTGAAGAATTAAAAGTTGAAGAATTAGATACAAATGGAAGCACATCTAGTGGTCAATCTTCTAGTTCTACAAAATTCAAAGAAGGAACTGACTATTGAGTTTTTCAAAGAAAAGATGGTGCTTTACAATTTCAAAATGGAATTGGTAATACTCCTTGAGACCCAAGAAAAAATAGTAGCTCTAATTCACAATCTAGAATTACTGCAGAAACTCAACCTAATGAAGTAACTGTAAATTCTCAAACAGAATATTATAAAAATGCAATTTCAAATGGAACTGTATACCAATTTATTGTTGATACAGATAATAGTTGAGTAGATAGCAAAGGGAATGTAAAACAAACTGTATCTAGTAAAGATTTTGAAAGAGCAATTGAAATCTATAATTTAGCAGCTAGCTTAAATTACAACAGAAATGGATATTTCTTAGATTTAATTGGTTTAGATTTCAATAAAACTGCAGGATATACAAGCACATCAAATTCAAGTACTTATTCTTATCAAGAAACAGATAGTGAAGGACACACTTATATAAAGTGAGAAAACTATAATGTGAACAACTTTAAAAACTTGAATGACAGTGTTTTTACATTTTATATAACAGAAGCTTATCCTTATACTTTTGGAATGTTAACAAAAGAATATTTTGCAGCATTACCAAACACTAATCAAAAAATAAAAAACATCCATTTACAAAGTGGGACTCCAATTGATTATGATGTAAATGATGGTAGTTATGCTATTAATCAAAGTGACACTAATTGATCTAGGATTTATGGTTCAGGTGGACTAGGTGAATTTACTCAAGATGTATGATTTGCAGGTGCTTACTATATTTCAGCATTTACTTCAGCTAACTTAATTTTTCAATTAAATAATACATATATGGAAAGTGCTGGCAAAGATTTATTAGATTCTTCTACTGGAAGCACAAATAAAACTAGTAGAGAATCTAGAATTAAAACAATTTCAGTTTCACATGGTAGTGGTACAACAGATACTTTCTATGAATTATTTAAATCTAAACAAAATGATTTCTTAGCTGCTGTTTCATCAGATAAAATGAGTGAAGCTGCTGGATTATTTAAAGGCAGAGGTTTAACTCCTAGAAAAGTTGTACAAGCTAGCCAATCAAACTATATAACATATACTCCAAGTGCCTATGTAATGTCTGGAACTTCAGTTATTAAAAATGAATACTTAGGAAATATGGCAGATTTCATTTATCAATGAAACTCAGAAGATTCTTATACTATAAGAGCAGCAATTTCAGGATTAGTTAATTGAAAAAACTTAAGTTCTGTTAATTTGCCTTCTTCTGGTGATTTCCAATTAAGTGCTACTCCTTATGGAGTGTTTAATGGATATTATGAACAAGTAGCTGCTGGGAATTTATATGGTGGTTTACCAAGAACATACACAACTTACACTAGTACAACAAATGATATGTTAGGAGACTTTACTATTCCTTACTATACTTATAGTTCTAGTTCTTCTGGAAGTAGCAGCAATAATTCTGGGGTTACAGTAAAACAACTAACAATTAGTCAATCTTCGCTGCAAACAGCATTAACTAATTTTGGAGCAACAAGAAACAACCCTCTAGAATTTTCTATTAAATTTGGTGAAACTTTTACTTCAAATTACCAAAATTATTTAAATAGAGTTAAACAAACTATAGAAAGACTTAGTGGTGGTTTAATTAGAGTTTCATTAATTCAAAGATTAGCCACAACTCCTTCTGCCAGTGATTGATTCAATAAACAATCTTCTCCATTGGGGTTTAGTTACTGAAGTCCTGACTATAATGGTGTTGGAACTTGAATTGAAGCTGACACTACTATTCAAAGTTCTAAAATTGGAGAAACAACTGTTGAAGCAATTCCTGCAACAAATGCTCATAATTCATATTTAACATTCTTATCCAGTATGGTGTCTGCTGTTAAAGTTATGGGTGCAACATGGGATAGTAGTTCAACACCTAACAAATATACAGTTACTTCTACAACAAATGGCACAACTAGAAATTTAAGTACTAATAATACTTTTGATAGTGATACAAGAATTGCTACAGCTTTTAAGAATGATACTTTAAGTGCCATGGGAATTTCTCTTTCTGCTGCTTCATCAACTCCTTCTTCATATGATATTAGTAATATTACAGATTCATCAATGTCTGCAGGGAATAGATATGGATTGCTAGCAATTGGATTATTAAATAAATTAATTGAAAATGATGTTATAGATCAATCTAAATTCCAAGAATATGTAAATGATCCTTCTAAACTGAACACAAAAACTAGTGCTCCTACTAATTACAATGAATTATATATAGGCAATGATGTTATTAAAGCGGGTGCTTCTGGATATTTCTCTAAATGAATTGGTGTTTATGCAGGTGAGGGAACTGCACAAGCATTATATGAAACAACAGTATTAGATAGTGATTACAGTTTCTTGCCAAGATCTGAATCTGGATTAACTGATATTATTTATTCTTTAGTAAATCCAAACTATACTGCAAGAATTGGTACTCAATCAACAAACTATAGAGATTTTGGTTGAAATAATTAA
- a CDS encoding MG321/MPN456 family lipoprotein, with product MKRNKFFKLASSSILGVAITIGISSCSLPYKSNGVFQTYNSTDLLADNNSPLNNSFNNSPISTYAQSILNNLTTYQTVGDFSFSSNGGDDETTKDFLTLDGAKAVLVFKDQNTAERIDNLLKDKGFDITTNTAVTEDAYKNVMSSLKTDTKSLENSATSSGSSSSGSSSSTTSELKEGTDYWVFQRSLGALQFQNGLDKEAWDPANTNNTSNGQPSELTITSQTDYYKDAISSGTVYQFIIDTDNKWVDSKGNVRQSVSSKDYERSIESYSLAADLGYNRNGYFLSLIGLNFDKTLDYTDNNGGTSSYRDNNGVMNWENFDTTNWANKNDSIFTLYIDTPYPYTFGLISKEYFSALPHTNPEVVSINLKSGSPISYVKLGNTYSIDQSLTDWTRIYGSGGLGEFSKDVWYSGSYYISAFTSANLIFELNNVYMNTVGKDLLDSETGSAKTKTSKESKVKTISVVFGSGNDDTYYELFKSKQNDFLSAVPSNKMSDAASLFKDNGLVPKKIVQSTRSNYMAYTPNPYVVSSNGAVTENQFLGNMAKFLYQWNNQDAYTIRAGIAGLVNWYQLSLINLPISGDFQLSATPYGVFSGYYEQIEKGNMFGALPRNLSEYTSSNERVLSSGFTLPYYEYTTSGINIKNINVNKSTFIDALRKYGATTSNPLNFSIKFGESSFSTNYQNFLNAMKNVIEDLSDNLIRVTIVQRLANTPSATVWYNNQSSPLGFSYWSPDYNGVGTWVEADTTIETKTIGGQSVEGAPSTNAHNSFNTFLSSMVTAVKKMNANYNNGTTSGTTTTPGKYTVSTLETTNDPFKDDKRIQAAFSNTALEDMKIALKTNSTTSGTTTYDETYAATTSVSPGNRYGLLAIGLLNKLIANGVIDQAKFADYVTNPSKLLYSKERPSTYSEVWVGGDVIKSGKSQEFSKWLGVYAGEDVLYALYENTVLDSDYSFIPRSESGVTDKIYSLVNPNYTARVGTQGTNYRDFGWKK from the coding sequence ATGAAAAGAAATAAATTTTTTAAACTAGCAAGCTCATCAATTTTAGGTGTAGCTATAACAATTGGTATATCTTCTTGTAGTTTGCCATATAAAAGTAATGGAGTGTTTCAAACCTATAATTCTACAGATCTTTTAGCAGATAATAATAGTCCATTGAATAATTCTTTCAATAACTCTCCAATAAGCACATATGCTCAATCAATTTTAAATAACTTAACTACTTATCAAACAGTTGGTGATTTTTCATTTAGTAGCAACGGAGGAGATGATGAGACTACTAAAGACTTTTTAACTTTAGATGGTGCAAAAGCTGTATTGGTTTTCAAAGATCAAAACACAGCAGAGAGAATTGATAATTTATTGAAAGATAAAGGCTTTGATATAACTACTAATACTGCAGTAACAGAAGATGCATATAAAAATGTTATGAGTTCTTTAAAAACTGATACAAAAAGTTTGGAGAATTCTGCTACTAGTAGTGGTTCTAGTTCATCGGGGTCATCTTCATCAACAACTTCAGAATTAAAAGAAGGTACAGATTACTGAGTTTTTCAGAGAAGTTTAGGTGCTCTTCAATTTCAAAATGGATTAGATAAAGAGGCATGAGATCCTGCTAATACAAATAACACAAGTAATGGACAACCAAGTGAATTAACAATCACTTCTCAGACTGACTACTATAAAGATGCGATTTCTTCAGGAACTGTATACCAATTTATTATTGACACAGACAATAAATGAGTTGATAGTAAAGGAAATGTTAGACAATCAGTTTCAAGTAAAGACTATGAAAGATCAATTGAATCTTATAGTTTAGCAGCAGATCTAGGGTACAACAGAAATGGATATTTCTTAAGTTTAATTGGTTTAAATTTTGATAAAACACTGGACTATACAGACAATAATGGAGGCACATCTTCATATAGAGATAATAATGGTGTAATGAATTGAGAAAATTTTGACACTACAAATTGAGCTAACAAAAATGATAGTATTTTCACATTATATATAGATACTCCATATCCATATACCTTTGGTTTAATTTCAAAAGAATACTTCTCAGCTTTACCACATACAAATCCAGAGGTTGTTTCAATTAACTTAAAGAGTGGTTCACCAATTTCTTATGTAAAACTTGGTAACACATATTCAATTGACCAGAGTCTAACTGATTGAACTAGAATTTATGGTTCTGGTGGTCTTGGAGAATTTTCAAAAGATGTGTGATATTCAGGTTCTTACTACATCTCAGCATTCACTTCAGCTAACTTAATCTTTGAATTAAATAATGTTTATATGAACACAGTTGGTAAAGATTTATTAGATTCAGAAACTGGTAGTGCTAAAACAAAAACTTCTAAAGAGTCAAAAGTTAAAACTATATCAGTAGTATTTGGTAGTGGTAATGATGACACTTACTATGAATTATTTAAATCAAAACAAAATGATTTTTTAAGTGCTGTCCCATCTAATAAAATGAGTGATGCTGCAAGTTTATTTAAAGACAATGGATTAGTTCCTAAAAAGATTGTTCAATCAACTAGATCTAATTATATGGCATATACTCCAAACCCTTATGTTGTTTCATCAAATGGTGCAGTTACTGAAAATCAATTCTTAGGTAATATGGCTAAATTCTTATATCAATGAAATAATCAGGATGCATATACCATTAGAGCTGGGATTGCTGGGTTAGTAAATTGATACCAATTAAGTTTAATTAATTTACCAATTTCAGGTGATTTCCAATTAAGTGCAACTCCATATGGTGTATTTAGTGGGTACTATGAACAAATTGAAAAAGGCAATATGTTTGGTGCTTTACCTAGAAATCTAAGTGAATATACTTCATCAAATGAAAGGGTTTTATCTAGTGGCTTTACATTACCTTATTATGAATACACAACTAGTGGAATCAATATAAAAAACATCAATGTTAACAAATCTACTTTTATTGATGCTTTAAGAAAATATGGAGCTACAACAAGCAATCCATTAAACTTCTCTATTAAGTTTGGTGAAAGTTCTTTCTCTACAAATTATCAAAACTTTTTAAATGCTATGAAAAATGTTATTGAGGATTTAAGTGATAATTTAATAAGAGTAACTATAGTACAGAGATTAGCAAATACTCCAAGTGCTACAGTTTGATATAATAATCAATCTTCACCACTAGGATTTAGTTACTGATCTCCAGATTATAATGGTGTTGGTACTTGAGTAGAAGCTGATACTACTATTGAAACTAAAACTATTGGTGGCCAATCAGTTGAAGGTGCTCCTTCAACTAATGCACATAATAGTTTCAATACTTTCCTATCAAGTATGGTAACAGCAGTTAAGAAAATGAATGCTAATTATAATAATGGCACAACTAGTGGTACAACTACAACACCAGGTAAATATACTGTTTCAACACTAGAAACAACAAATGATCCTTTTAAAGATGATAAAAGAATACAAGCTGCTTTTAGTAATACAGCATTAGAAGATATGAAAATTGCATTAAAAACTAATTCTACTACTAGTGGTACAACTACATATGATGAAACTTATGCTGCTACAACTAGTGTAAGTCCAGGTAATAGATATGGTTTATTAGCAATTGGATTACTAAACAAATTAATTGCAAATGGTGTAATAGATCAAGCTAAATTCGCTGATTATGTAACTAATCCATCAAAACTTCTTTATAGTAAAGAAAGACCTTCAACTTATTCTGAAGTTTGGGTTGGTGGAGATGTAATTAAATCAGGTAAATCACAAGAATTCTCTAAATGATTAGGTGTATATGCTGGTGAAGATGTTCTTTATGCATTGTATGAAAACACAGTATTAGATAGTGATTACAGTTTTATTCCAAGATCTGAATCTGGTGTAACAGATAAAATCTATTCATTAGTTAATCCTAACTATACAGCTAGAGTTGGTACACAAGGTACAAACTATAGAGATTTTGGATGAAAAAAATAA